TCAGCCAGTTCAGCCAGGCGAAGTTCCCCGACAGCACCAGCCACAGCTGGGTGGCCACGATCACCCCGGCCGCGTACGAGGCCACCGGCTGCGGGGTGAACAGCAGCACCGGGAGCACCAGTTGCGTGAAGTGGTTCGCCGCGCACTCCGCCCGGTGCAGGGGCTTCGGCAGATGGTGGAAGAACCAGCTCAGCGGCCCCGGCATCGGCTGCGTCTCGTGGTGGTAGTACAGGCAGGTCAGCTTGCGCCAGCAGGCGTCGCCGCGCATCTTGATCAGCCCGGCGCCGAACTCCACCCGGAACAGCACCCACCGCAGCAGCCACAGGACCAGCACGGGCGGCCCGGCGCGGGCGTTGCCGAGGAAGACGGCGAGGAAGCCGACCTCCAGCAGCAGCGACTCCCAGCCGAAGGAGTACCAGGTCTGGCCCACGTTGACGATGGACAGGTACAGCAGCCACAGCACCGCCCACATCCCCATGGCGGCGCCCAGCGGCACCAGGTCCCCCGCGCCCGCGGCGAGCGCGGCGGCGAGGGCCGCCCCGGCCCAGGCGCAGCAGGCGAAGAGCCGGTCGGAGTAGCGCAGGTGGAACAGGCTCGGGGCGTGCCGGAAGGGCACGTACCGCAGGTAGCGCGGGACGGGCAGCATGCCGTGCGCCCCGATCAGTGCCCGGAACTGCAGGGCGGCACCGACGAAGGCGAAGACGTAGACACCGGCCAGGGCCCGCTGGAAGACCAGCCGGCCCAGCCAGTATCCGGGCGCCGTGAACCAGTCCATCCCCTCCAGTATCAGGCGGCGGCGGCCAGTCTGCGCAGGTGGTGGCCCAGCAGCCGGGCGTAGCCCCGCTGGAGGAGGGGGACGAGGGGGCCCGCGAGGCGGGTGTACCAGGCGGCGGGGCGGCTGAAGGCGGTGACCTCGAACCACACGGTGCCGTCGGCGGCGAGTTCCACCAGGAAGGACTCTTCCCCGCACTCGGGGTGCCCGGTGAGGGTTCCGTAGGCGAAACCGGCCCGGTCGGGCGCATCCGTGGTCCAGACCACCTCGCAGGGCACGGTGATCCGCAGCGGGCCGGCGCCGAGGCCGATCTCCACCCGGGCCCCGGTGGCGGCCGGGCCGTCCGCCCGTACGGTCGCCCCGGTCGCCCGGTGCATCCGGAAGCCCGTGACGGCCGAGCCGGCCGCCTCGAAGGCCGCCCGGCCCCGCCCGATCCGGGTGCGGTGGTGCAGGTGGTGGTAGCCGGCGGGCAGCGGCTGCCGGAGGGTCGCGCCGCGGTCGGGGTAGCTGAGGGTGCTGCGGCCGGTGCTGAGGAGTCGGGTCATGGCGGGGTCTCCGTTCGGGGGTGGGTCAGCGGGAGGCGGCCTGGAGGGCGGGGCGGTCGGCGGTCAGGCGGCGCCAGGCCAGCAGCGAGCAGAGCGCGAAGCCGAGCGCGTTGCCGAGGCCGTGGGTCGCGGCCATCCAGGTCAGGGTGGGGTGGACGATCCCGGTGGCCTCGCCCGCCGCCCACCACAGGGCGAGCAGCATGGTGGCCACCAGTACCGCGGCCGAGACGGCGAGCAGCGCTCCCGTGAGCCGGTCGCGGGCAGCGGGCCGGACGTCCCGCCAGGTCGCCAGCGCCACCGTCCACATCCCGGCGGTCAGCACCACTGCTCCCAGCAGTTCGGCCCAGTCGTCGACGAAGTAGCCGAGCAGGACGAGCGCGGTCCCCGCCGGGACGCTGTACGCGGCCCAGCGCGCCCGGTGTCCCGCCGCCGCCGACCGGCACACCAGGCCGGCGACCAGGGCGGCCGTGAACCCGGCGAAGTGGAAGTGCGGGACGGTCAGGGCCAGGATGTCCAGGTCGAAGCCGAAGAGCCGGTGTCCGGCGCGTTCGGCGACCAGGGCGCCGGCGGCCACCGCGGGCGAGACGAGCGCGGTCAGCGCGGCCACCTCGGCGGGGGCCGGCCGGTGC
The Streptomyces sp. NBC_00091 genome window above contains:
- a CDS encoding DUF1990 family protein → MTRLLSTGRSTLSYPDRGATLRQPLPAGYHHLHHRTRIGRGRAAFEAAGSAVTGFRMHRATGATVRADGPAATGARVEIGLGAGPLRITVPCEVVWTTDAPDRAGFAYGTLTGHPECGEESFLVELAADGTVWFEVTAFSRPAAWYTRLAGPLVPLLQRGYARLLGHHLRRLAAAA
- a CDS encoding YndJ family protein; amino-acid sequence: MTVLVNLIVTLGMCWVVPVGLRLIDPAGLRTAARLWPLAAAPGALCLWLPRGPAATGLAALYGAAALALACRGVARLPRGHRPAPAEVAALTALVSPAVAAGALVAERAGHRLFGFDLDILALTVPHFHFAGFTAALVAGLVCRSAAAGHRARWAAYSVPAGTALVLLGYFVDDWAELLGAVVLTAGMWTVALATWRDVRPAARDRLTGALLAVSAAVLVATMLLALWWAAGEATGIVHPTLTWMAATHGLGNALGFALCSLLAWRRLTADRPALQAASR
- a CDS encoding lipase maturation factor family protein, coding for MDWFTAPGYWLGRLVFQRALAGVYVFAFVGAALQFRALIGAHGMLPVPRYLRYVPFRHAPSLFHLRYSDRLFACCAWAGAALAAALAAGAGDLVPLGAAMGMWAVLWLLYLSIVNVGQTWYSFGWESLLLEVGFLAVFLGNARAGPPVLVLWLLRWVLFRVEFGAGLIKMRGDACWRKLTCLYYHHETQPMPGPLSWFFHHLPKPLHRAECAANHFTQLVLPVLLFTPQPVASYAAGVIVATQLWLVLSGNFAWLNWLTITLALSAVDFTGIAGPPPAAASRGAPVWYVVLVCALTVLVLALSRHPVANLISRRQVMNRSFDSLHLVNTYGAFGTVGRIRDEVVVEGTADRVPHEDGDWREYGFKGKPGELRRIPRQFAPYHLRLDWLMWFAALSPGYARDWFGPFVERLLAGDRDTLRLIRHNPFPDAPPRFVRARLYRYRFTTWRELRETGAWWHRRLLREYLPPTRLAEAASSEPE